The Betta splendens chromosome 4, fBetSpl5.4, whole genome shotgun sequence genome contains a region encoding:
- the zbtb37 gene encoding zinc finger and BTB domain-containing protein 37 gives MERSGSIQLDIPDFSNSVLSHLNQLRVQGRLCDIVVNVQGQSFRAHKVVLAASSPYFRDHMSLGQMSTVSLTVIRNPSVFEQLLSFCYTGRLCLQLADIISYLTAASFLQMQHIIDRCTQILEGIHLKISLADLDEEPREEVARGSRGSRTLEAVVRGGSHHGGLRLLGPRGGSGVCEAVSPAEEPLSPPPIVEHSGLEGPRASGSRSGKEPILRINRAGQWYVETSSEPERTDSAEEGSGVDGVRIKTERMEEWIGAGEHQEEGGPVEEGATVMIDTSGRSTVVTGPVGPLGARSVQPSSSFSETDRFSPTGSVVVLADRQRAKSESPNRPDELRQPSSQGEEPASFDIGGYEDYLREQVGDRWFRYNPRLTCIYCCKSFNQKGSLDRHMRLHMGITPFVCRICGKKYTRKDQLEYHIRKHTGNKPFHCHVCGKSFPFQAILNQHFRKNHPGCAPQEAHSASPETTTTSVTSRGGPSDEASPSQEEPEGGGGSSGGGQYGEGPQASVSTTGPD, from the exons ATGGAGCGCTCCGGCAGCATCCAGTTGGACATCCCGGACTTTAGTAACTCGGTTCTGTCTCACCTGAACCAACTGCGTGTTCAGGGCCGTCTCTGCGACATTGTTGTCAATGTTCAGGGCCAGAGCTTTCGCGCTCATAAGGTGGTCCTCGCCGCTAGCTCACCCTATTTCCGGGACCACATGTCTCTAGGCCAAATGAGCACTGTGTCGCTGACTGTTATTCGAAACCCGTCAGTATTCGAGCAGCTGCTGTCTTTCTGCTACACGGGCCGCCTCTGCCTGCAGCTGGCTGACATCATCAGCTACTTGACAGCCGCCAGTTTCCTGCAGATGCAGCATATCATCGACCGCTGCACCCAAATCCTGGAGGGCATCCACCTGAAGATCAGCCTGGCTGACCTGGACGAGGAGCCCAGAGAGGAGGTGGCGCGGGGGTCCAGGGGCAGCAGGACACTGGAGGCCGTGGTGCGAGGAGGGAGTCATCATGGTGGGCTGAGACTGCTTGGACCGCGGGGAGGTTCAGGGGTGTGTGAGGCAGTCAGTCCTGCTGAGGAGCCGCTGAGCCCTCCACCGATAGTGGAGCACAGTGGGCTGGAGGGGCCCAGGGCCAGCGGCAGCAGATCGGGCAAGGAACCGATTCTCCGAATTAATCGGGCCGGTCAGTGGTACGTGGAGACAAGCAGTGAGCCTGAGCGGACCGACAGCGCAGAAGAGGGAAGTGGTGTAGATGGAGTCAGGATCAAGACAGAAAGGATGGAGGAGTGGATTGGAGCAGGAGAGCACCAGGAAGAAGGTGGGCCGGTGGAGGAGGGGGCCACGGTAATGATTGACACATCAGGACGCAGTACAGTGGTCACGGGTCCAGTGGGACCGTTGGGGGCTCGGAGCGTCCAGCCATCCTCTAGCTTCAGcgagacagacag GTTCAGTCCCACCGGAAGCGTGGTGGTTCTGGCAGACCGTCAGCGAGCAAAGAGTGAGTCCCCCAACAGGCCTGACGAACTGCGGCAGCCAAGCTCCCAG GGGGAGGAGCCTGCATCGTTTGATATTGGCGGCTATGAGGATTACTTGAGGGAGCAGGTAGGAGACCGCTGGTTCCGTTACAACCCCCGTCTTACCTGCATCTACTGCTGCAAGTCCTTCAACCAGAAAGGTAGCCTGGACCGCCACATGCGTCTGCACATGGGTATCACGCCATTTGTCTGTCGTATCTGTGGTAAGAAGTACACCCGCAAAGACCAGCTGGAGTACCACATCCGCAAGCACACTGGCAACAAGCCCTTCCACTGCCACGTCTGCGGTAAGAGCTTCCCCTTCCAGGCCATCCTCAACCAGCACTTCCGGAAGAACCATCCCGGCTGCGCTCCTCAGGAAGCTCACAGCGCCTCCCCTGAGACAACCACCACTTCCGTCACATCTAGAGGTGGTCCGAGTGATGAAGCCTCCCCCAGCcaagaggagcctgagggcgGTGGCGGTAGCAGTGGAGGGGGCCAGTACGGGGAGGGGCCCCAGGCCTCTGTCTCCACCACAGGCCCCGACTGA